A genomic window from Periweissella cryptocerci includes:
- a CDS encoding DNA-directed RNA polymerase subunit beta → MAGHLIQNGKRRTRRSYARIKEILDLPNLIEIQTDSYQWFLDEGLREMFNDILPIEDFQGKLSLEFVDYKLMEPKYTVDEAREHDANYSAPLHVTLRLINNETSEIKSQDVFFGDFPLMTDQGTFIINGAERVIVSQLVRSPGVYFNQELDKNGRPSYGTTAIPNRGAWLEFETDAKEVAYVRIDRTRKIPLTELIRALGFASDTDILDIFGSSYDSLMLTIEKDVHKDASDSRTEESLKDIYERLRPGEPKTADSSRSLLTARFFDPKRYDLAPVGRYKMNKKLNLKTRLLGMTLAETLADPDTGEVIAAKGTKIDKTVMADLAPFLDKEDFKATTYYPTEDAVVTEPMTIQTIKVESPNDPEKELLIIGNGHIGPETRTIRPADIIASMNYFFNLREGLGSTDDIDHLGNRRIRSVGELLQNQFRIGLSRMERVVRERMSIQDADTVTPQQLINIRPVVASIKEFFGSSQLSQFMDQTNPLGELSHKRRLSALGPGGLTRDRAGYEVRDVHYTHYGRMCPIETPEGPNIGLINSLSSYAKVNRYGFIETPYRRVSWDDHHVTEKIDYLTADEEDNFVIAQANTPLNDDGTFVTETVMARAADDNIETSIENVDYMDVSPKQVVAVATANIPFLENDDSNRALMGANMQRQAVPLVDPHAPLVGTGIEYKAAHDSGVAMIAKNAGEVEYVDGREIRIRREDGSLDTYKLMKFRRSNSGKNYNQRPIVKVGEKIDADEVIADGPSMEQGELALGQNPLIAFMTWKGYNFEDAIILNERLIREDVYTSIHIEELESEARDTKLGPEEMTREIPNVGEEQLKDLDAMGVIRIGAEVDDGDILVGKVTPKGVTELSAEERLLHAIFGEKAREVRDTSLKVPHGGGGIVQDVKIFTRENGDELSPGVNMMVRVYIAQKRKIQVGDKMAGRHGNKGTVSIVVPSEDMPYMPDGTPIDIMLSPMGVPSRMNIGQVLELHLGMAARTLGVHMASPVFDGASDKDIWDAVREAGLPADGKTVLYDGRTGEAFDNRIAVGSMHYMKLAHMVDDKIHARSIGPYSLVTQQPLGGKAQFGGQRFGEMEVWALEAYGAAYTLQEILTYKSDDVVGRVKTYEAIVKGEPIPQPGVPESFRVLVKELQSLGLDMKVLDHDKQEIELRDMDEDDDDVVNVDALAKYAAEHPTEQAEAPQQAETAEQE, encoded by the coding sequence TTGGCAGGGCATTTAATTCAAAACGGTAAGCGCCGTACCCGTCGTAGCTACGCACGTATCAAGGAAATCCTTGATTTGCCTAACTTGATCGAAATTCAAACGGATTCATATCAATGGTTCTTGGATGAAGGTCTTCGCGAAATGTTTAACGACATTCTCCCAATTGAAGACTTCCAAGGTAAATTATCATTGGAATTCGTTGACTATAAACTGATGGAACCAAAGTACACAGTTGATGAAGCACGTGAACACGATGCTAACTACTCAGCTCCTTTGCACGTTACTTTGCGTTTGATCAACAACGAAACTAGCGAAATTAAATCACAAGACGTATTCTTCGGTGATTTCCCATTAATGACTGACCAAGGTACTTTCATTATTAACGGGGCAGAACGGGTTATTGTTTCACAACTTGTTCGTTCACCTGGAGTTTACTTCAACCAAGAACTTGATAAGAATGGCCGTCCTAGCTATGGAACTACTGCGATTCCTAATCGTGGTGCTTGGTTGGAATTTGAAACCGATGCTAAAGAAGTCGCTTATGTTCGTATCGACCGGACTCGTAAGATTCCTTTGACTGAACTTATCCGTGCTTTAGGCTTCGCTTCAGATACTGACATTCTTGACATTTTTGGCTCATCATATGATTCATTGATGCTCACAATTGAAAAGGATGTGCACAAGGACGCTTCAGATTCACGTACTGAAGAATCCCTGAAGGACATCTACGAACGACTACGACCAGGTGAACCAAAGACCGCTGATTCTTCACGTTCACTTTTGACGGCTCGTTTCTTCGATCCTAAGCGTTACGACTTAGCACCAGTTGGTCGTTACAAGATGAACAAAAAGTTGAACTTGAAGACTCGTCTTCTTGGCATGACTTTGGCAGAAACTTTGGCTGATCCAGATACTGGTGAAGTTATTGCTGCTAAGGGAACTAAGATTGATAAGACAGTAATGGCTGACTTGGCACCATTCCTTGATAAGGAAGATTTCAAGGCAACTACTTACTACCCAACTGAAGATGCCGTTGTAACTGAACCAATGACGATTCAAACAATTAAGGTTGAATCACCAAATGATCCTGAAAAGGAACTTTTGATTATTGGTAACGGTCACATTGGCCCTGAAACACGGACAATTCGTCCCGCCGACATCATTGCATCAATGAACTACTTCTTCAACTTGCGTGAAGGTTTAGGCTCAACTGATGATATTGATCACTTGGGTAACCGTCGGATTCGTTCAGTTGGTGAATTGTTACAAAACCAATTCCGGATTGGTTTGTCACGGATGGAACGTGTCGTTCGCGAACGTATGTCTATTCAAGACGCTGATACGGTAACTCCTCAACAATTAATTAACATCCGTCCAGTTGTGGCTTCAATCAAAGAATTCTTTGGTTCATCACAGCTTTCACAATTCATGGATCAAACTAACCCCCTCGGTGAACTTTCACACAAGCGTCGTCTTTCAGCGCTTGGACCTGGTGGTTTGACTCGTGACCGTGCCGGATATGAAGTTCGTGACGTGCACTATACCCACTATGGTCGTATGTGCCCAATCGAAACTCCTGAAGGTCCTAATATCGGTTTGATTAACTCATTGTCATCATATGCCAAGGTTAACCGTTACGGATTTATCGAAACACCATACCGTCGTGTTTCATGGGACGATCACCACGTTACTGAAAAGATTGATTACTTGACTGCCGACGAAGAAGATAACTTTGTTATTGCCCAAGCCAACACACCATTGAACGATGACGGTACTTTTGTTACCGAAACTGTTATGGCCCGTGCTGCTGATGACAATATCGAAACTTCTATTGAAAACGTTGACTACATGGACGTTTCTCCTAAGCAAGTTGTTGCGGTTGCCACTGCTAACATTCCTTTCTTGGAAAACGATGACTCAAACCGTGCTTTGATGGGTGCCAACATGCAACGTCAAGCGGTTCCTTTGGTTGATCCTCACGCACCACTTGTTGGTACTGGGATTGAATACAAGGCCGCGCACGATTCTGGGGTTGCCATGATCGCTAAGAACGCCGGTGAAGTTGAATATGTTGATGGTCGCGAAATTCGCATCCGTCGCGAAGATGGTTCATTAGATACTTACAAGTTGATGAAGTTCCGTCGTTCAAACTCAGGTAAGAACTACAACCAACGTCCAATTGTTAAAGTCGGTGAAAAGATTGATGCTGACGAAGTGATTGCTGATGGTCCATCAATGGAACAAGGTGAACTCGCCTTGGGTCAAAACCCATTGATTGCCTTTATGACTTGGAAGGGTTACAACTTTGAAGATGCCATCATCTTGAACGAACGTTTGATTCGTGAAGATGTCTACACTTCAATCCACATCGAAGAATTGGAATCAGAAGCCCGTGATACAAAGCTCGGACCTGAAGAAATGACTCGTGAAATCCCTAACGTTGGTGAAGAACAACTTAAAGACCTCGACGCAATGGGGGTTATCCGCATTGGTGCCGAAGTTGATGATGGTGATATCTTAGTTGGTAAGGTAACTCCTAAGGGTGTTACTGAATTATCAGCTGAAGAACGTTTGTTGCACGCTATCTTTGGTGAAAAGGCTCGCGAAGTTCGTGATACTTCACTTAAGGTTCCCCACGGTGGTGGAGGTATCGTCCAAGACGTTAAAATCTTCACTCGTGAAAACGGTGACGAACTTTCACCTGGTGTTAACATGATGGTTCGTGTTTACATCGCGCAAAAGCGTAAGATTCAAGTTGGTGATAAGATGGCCGGTCGTCACGGTAACAAGGGTACCGTTTCAATCGTTGTTCCATCAGAAGACATGCCTTACATGCCAGATGGTACACCAATCGATATCATGCTTTCACCAATGGGTGTGCCTTCACGGATGAACATTGGTCAAGTACTTGAACTTCACTTGGGTATGGCAGCACGCACGCTTGGCGTTCACATGGCATCACCAGTATTTGATGGTGCTTCAGATAAAGATATCTGGGATGCTGTGCGTGAAGCTGGCTTGCCAGCAGATGGTAAGACGGTCCTTTATGACGGTCGTACCGGTGAAGCCTTCGATAACCGAATTGCCGTTGGTTCAATGCACTACATGAAATTGGCCCACATGGTTGACGATAAGATCCACGCTCGTTCAATCGGACCTTACTCATTAGTTACGCAACAACCACTTGGTGGTAAAGCACAATTTGGTGGCCAACGTTTCGGTGAAATGGAAGTTTGGGCCCTCGAAGCTTACGGGGCTGCTTACACATTGCAAGAAATCTTGACTTACAAGTCAGATGACGTTGTTGGTCGTGTGAAGACTTATGAAGCCATCGTTAAGGGTGAACCAATCCCACAACCTGGTGTTCCTGAATCATTCCGTGTGCTTGTTAAAGAATTGCAATCACTTGGTTTGGACATGAAGGTCCTCGACCACGATAAACAAGAAATTGAACTCCGCGATATGGATGAAGATGACGACGATGTTGTTAATGTTGATGCATTGGCAAAATACGCCGCTGAACACCCAACTGAACAAGCGGAAGCACCACAACAAGCGGAAACTGCTGAACAAGAATAA